The window TTTGGTACGAGCTGATAATCTCGGTCTTACGCTCTTTCGTCAACACGAAACGTTATACTCCTTCTTTCTTTTTTGGAAACACGTATTATATAGAAGCTGTTTACAATTAGCAACAACAAGCACCATGCCTTCTCTCTTCGTGAAACTGCCCAATTGGATGGGAGATATTCTGTTTGCATACGACCTGCTTTTCAGCCTTTCGTGTCATTTCGACAGGATCGGACTCTGTACTTCGATTCAACATTCTGACCTTTTCTCGATTTTTCCGGTTCCCAATGCCGAGGTGATCGCCTACCCTGCGGAAAGCTGGCCACACTGGGACCCTGAAACAATCCAGAAAATCGAGCATTTTCAGGCAGATGGGGGACTCGTGCTACCAAACTCAATTGGTTCTGCCCTTGCCTTGCGGTGGGCAGGTGTATCTCCACTATATGGTTACGACTATGAGCATCGTGGATTCTTGCTCCGAAAATCATTGAAGCCCCCGACACATCGAATGCATCAATCGGAATACTTCCTGGAGTTACTGAAACTATTTGACATTGCTCCAGCTCGTTATCCGGCTTTACCGAACTGCAAGCGTGAATCGCTCGCCATCCTCCATCCGGGAGCGTCGAAAAAAGAAAGAGCATGGCATCTCGATCGTTTTGTTGAGATCGGACGGAAACTGAAAGAGGAAGGCCTTGCGGTGATGTTTGTCTCGGGGGAAGAACTGCATCTGAATGGATTTTCTCTGACTATCAAACCATCACTGGGCGAGTTTGCCGAATTGCTAAAAAGATGCGCACTTTTCATTGGGAACGATTCAGGGCCTCTTCACCTTGCGCAGCAATGCGGAGCACCTGTGATCGGAATCTATGGGCCGGGAGATCCTAGTATTACCGGGCTCCGGTCATTGTCGACGGGCCGGGTCATCTATCACTCATTCCCTTGCTCTCCTTGCAGGCAACGATTCTTTGTTGAATGTGAACCATCGTCCAATCAAAAACCTTTTTGCATTGAAACGATTACGGTTGAGGAAGTGTGGAAGATGGTCAAAACAATTCTGAAGGACGGCATCGAATACCGTCCTCCAGAAACAGAACTTAGGACTTGATCGTGATTTTGCGTGGCTTTGCGGACTCAGCTTTCGGCAGAGAAATCTCAAGAACGCCATCTTTGAAAGTCGCAGTGATTTTGTCTGTATCAACATTCGTTGGCAGCACAAAACTGCGAGTGAAGTTGCCATAGAAGCGTTCGACGCGATGATACTTTGCCTTATCAACTTCTTCGAATTTTCTTTCACCGCGAATTGTGAGCGTGTTGCTGTCCGTGAGCTGAATATCAAGGTTTTCCCGGCTCATTCCAGGAAGATCCAAATGGATCTTCACCTGATCTTCAGTTTCATGAATGTCTGAAGTGGGTACCCATGTCTGCGGTCTGCCTACATTGAAGACCTGGTCATCAAACAAACGAGAAACTAAGTCATTGAATTCAGGAAACATGTCGATACTTCTGAATGGTCTATATCTTTCCAATCCAACCATTGTTTTTCCTCCAGTATTTGAATGTTTAGGTTTACTGTGAAAAATATAATTCTGGCTTTATGGTCTGTCAAGCATAAAATCTTAGTTATTTACACTCAAGTTGTAAATGATTCAAAATAAAGATAAAGTAGGGGGTATGGCGAAAAGGGTAGTCCTGGTCACAGGAGGCGCTCGAGGGATCGGCGCTGCAATCTGTCGACTGTTCGCGAGCAGAGACTATGACATTCTTTTCACCTACAACCGTTCTGCAGAATCGTCCAAGGAGCTCAAAGGATCCTTATCCGACCTGTGCCACGTCGAGAATCTGCAAGTGGACGTTAGCCAGTACGACGACGTGACCCGTCTCTTTGGGTTTTGCACAGCAAAGTTTGGACGCCTCGATGTACTCGTCAATTGCGCTTCTCATTCCTCGTCGAGCGGTTGGGACATAGAACCCCGGCAAATCGACTGGAACGAATGGCAAAAGACCATGGACACTGACGTTAAAGGAACCATGCTTTGCAGCCACACTGCCTTTGAATTGATGGGTGAACGAGGGGGGAAAATCATCAATTTTTCCTCGAGCGCCGCCCTTTATGGGGATGCTCATACCTATTTTTATACGGCGGCGAAGAGTGCCGTTGTAGGAATTACCCGAACCATGGCCAGGCTGTTTGCACCAACAGTTCAGGTAAACTGCGTTGCGCCAGGTTCCATCGCCACTGATTGGATCACAAAGTGGAAACTGACCAGTGAGGATCTAGCAGCAATTTCGAACGAAAGCCCTTCCGGACGGATCGGAAAACCGGAAGAGGTTGCTGAGTTGGTTGCGTTTCTGGCTTCACCGGAATGCACTTATATGACAGGACAAACTTTTGTGATTGATGGTGGAATTTACATGCCATAACAATCTTGGATCGTAATCATGATCTTAATCGCAATCTAAATCGTTGTTCGTAATGCTTTGATGATGGATGATAGACGATCAAGACAACGATCAGGATTAAGATGACGATTATGATCCACGATTACTCTTGCGCGCTTGTTCTGCTGTCCGGCGGGCTCGATTCAGGGGCCGCTCTTGCGTGGGCTCAAAATCGTTTCCAACAAATCAAAGCGATCTCCTATCATTATTACCTGCGCCCTTTTCGCGAGCGGCTTGCCGTGCTCCGTTTGCTTCAACATTTTCCTGCTGATTTAATCGAAGTGCCGCTTCCGTTTCTGAAAGAGGCAGCGGACTTTGTTTCAAAATTTTCCAGCAAAGCTCCGGAAGGCTACATCTCCAACCGAAACATGATTTTTTATTCGATCGCCATCTATTTTGCTGAAATGCACCAATGCACAGCAATTGTGGGCGGTCATACCGCGGAAGACCAGGATGCCTTTCCTGATGCAGGTTCCCGCTTTGTTCAGGCGTTACAGGATCTCGCAAATCAGGCGTTGCAAATCCGCAAAGTGCAAATCGAATTGCCGCTTGCAGGCTACACGAAACTGCAGGTGCTTGAAAAGGCGATTGAATGGAAAGTTCCACTGAACTTCACATGGAGTTGTTACTGGAATCAAACGGAGCCCTGCGGTATCTGTATTAGCTGCACAGAAAGAGCCGAAGCTTTCCGTCAGTTAGGAATGAACGACCCGTTGTGTACGACCTGATTGTAATCGGCGGCGGGATGTCCGGAATTTCCGTTGCACACTTTTTTCACGATCAAAACATTCTTCTTCTGGAAAAGGGAGATTTGCTCGCCGGCGCCACCGGCAAAAATGCCGGTTTTCTGAT of the bacterium genome contains:
- a CDS encoding glycosyltransferase family 9 protein; the protein is MPSLFVKLPNWMGDILFAYDLLFSLSCHFDRIGLCTSIQHSDLFSIFPVPNAEVIAYPAESWPHWDPETIQKIEHFQADGGLVLPNSIGSALALRWAGVSPLYGYDYEHRGFLLRKSLKPPTHRMHQSEYFLELLKLFDIAPARYPALPNCKRESLAILHPGASKKERAWHLDRFVEIGRKLKEEGLAVMFVSGEELHLNGFSLTIKPSLGEFAELLKRCALFIGNDSGPLHLAQQCGAPVIGIYGPGDPSITGLRSLSTGRVIYHSFPCSPCRQRFFVECEPSSNQKPFCIETITVEEVWKMVKTILKDGIEYRPPETELRT
- a CDS encoding Hsp20/alpha crystallin family protein: MVGLERYRPFRSIDMFPEFNDLVSRLFDDQVFNVGRPQTWVPTSDIHETEDQVKIHLDLPGMSRENLDIQLTDSNTLTIRGERKFEEVDKAKYHRVERFYGNFTRSFVLPTNVDTDKITATFKDGVLEISLPKAESAKPRKITIKS
- a CDS encoding SDR family oxidoreductase; amino-acid sequence: MAKRVVLVTGGARGIGAAICRLFASRDYDILFTYNRSAESSKELKGSLSDLCHVENLQVDVSQYDDVTRLFGFCTAKFGRLDVLVNCASHSSSSGWDIEPRQIDWNEWQKTMDTDVKGTMLCSHTAFELMGERGGKIINFSSSAALYGDAHTYFYTAAKSAVVGITRTMARLFAPTVQVNCVAPGSIATDWITKWKLTSEDLAAISNESPSGRIGKPEEVAELVAFLASPECTYMTGQTFVIDGGIYMP
- a CDS encoding 7-cyano-7-deazaguanine synthase, with the protein product MTIMIHDYSCALVLLSGGLDSGAALAWAQNRFQQIKAISYHYYLRPFRERLAVLRLLQHFPADLIEVPLPFLKEAADFVSKFSSKAPEGYISNRNMIFYSIAIYFAEMHQCTAIVGGHTAEDQDAFPDAGSRFVQALQDLANQALQIRKVQIELPLAGYTKLQVLEKAIEWKVPLNFTWSCYWNQTEPCGICISCTERAEAFRQLGMNDPLCTT